TATCGATGCGCTGGCGCATATGATCCTGCCTGCGGTGGTGCTCGGCACTATCCCGCTGGCGGTGATTGTCCGTATGACCCGTTCAGCAATGCTGGAGGTGCTGGGTGAAGATTATATCCGTACCGCCCGCGCCAAGGGCCTGACCCGCATGCGCGTGATTATTGTTCACGCCCTGCGTAACGCTATGCTGCCGGTGGTGACCGTTATCGGTCTGCAGGTGGGCACGATGCTGGCCGGGGCGATCCTGACCGAAACCATCTTCTCCTGGCCGGGGCTGGGCCGCTGGCTGATTGACGCGCTGCAACGCCGCGACTATCCGGTGGTGCAGGGTGGGGTACTGCTGGTAGCGACGATGATCATCCTCGTCAACCTGCTGGTCGATCTGCTCTATGGCGTGGTGAACCCGCGTATTCGGCATAAGAAGTAAGGGGCCATCATGTCACAAGTTACTCAAGATAAAGTTGTCTCCGCACCGGTGCCAATGACGCCGCTGCAGGAGTTCTGGCACTACTTCAAACGCAACAAAGGCGCGGTCGTGGGCCTGGTGTACGTGGTGGTGGTGCTGATTATTGCCATATTTGCCAACTGGATTGCCCCGTATAACCCGGCGGATCAGTTCCGTGATTCGCTGCTGTCACCGCCTGTGTGGCAGGACGGCGGTAGCTGGGCGCACATCCTCGGTACCGATGACGTGGGCCGCGACGTGATGTCGCGCCTGATGTATGGCGCACGCCTGTCGCTGCTGGTGGGCTGTCTGGTGGTGGTCCTGTCGCTGATCATGGGCGTCGTGCTCGGGCTGGTGGCGGGCTACTTCGGCGGTCTCGTTGATAACATCATCATGCGCATCGTCGATATCATGCTGGCGCTGCCGAGCCTGCTGCTGGCGCTGGTGCTGGTGGCTATCTTCGGCCCGTCGATAGTCAACGCCTCGCTGGCGCTGACCTTCGTGGCGCTACCGCACTACGTGCGCTTAACGCGTGCCGCCGTGCTGGTTGAGGTCAACCGCGACTACGTTACCGCCTCGCGCGTGGCGGGGGCGGGGGCGATGCGTCAGATGTTCATCAATATTTTACCCAACTGCCTTGCCCCGCTGATCGTTCAGGCGTCGCTCGGCTTCTCTAACGCCATTCTCGATATGGCCGCCCTTGGCTTCCTTGGCATGGGTGCGCAGCCGCCAACGCCGGAGTGGGGCACCATGCTCTCCGACGTATTGCAGTTCGCACAGAGTGCCTGGTGGGTCGTGACCTTCCCAGGTCTGGCGATCCTGCTGACGGTGCTGGCATTTAACCTGATGGGTGACGGTCTGCGTGATGCGCTCGATCCCAAACTGAAGCAGTAAGAGGCACGAGAATGGCGTTATTGAATATTGATCAACTGTCGGTGCACTTCGGCGACGAAGGGACACCGTTCCGTGCCGTAGACCGCATAAGCTACAGCGTTGAGCAGGGCGAAGTGGTCGGCATTGTCGGGGAGTCTGGCTCTGGTAAATCCGTCAGCTCGCTGGCGATTATGGGTCTGATTGACTACCCTGGCCGGGTAATGGCAGAGAAGCTGGAGTTTAACGGTCAGGACCTGAAGCGCATCTCGGAAAAAGAGCGTCGTAACCTGGTGGGTGCCGACGTCGCGATGATCTTCCAGGACCCGATGACCAGCCTTAACCCGTGCTACACGGTTGGCTTTCAGATTATGGAAGCCATTAAGGTGCATCAGGGCGGCAGCAAACGCACCCGTCGCCAGCGGGCAATCGACCTGCTGAACCAGGTGGGCATCCCGGACCCGGCCTCGCGTCTTGACGTCTATCCGCACCAGCTCTCCGGCGGGATGAGCCAGCGCGTGATGATTGCGATGGCTATCGCTTGCCAGCCGAAGCTGCTGATTGCCGATGAACCGACCACCGCGCTGGACGTGACTATCCAGGCGCAGATCATCGAGCTGCTGCTGGAGCTGCAGCAGAAAGAGAACATGGCGCTGATCCTGATCACTCACGATCTGGCGCTGGTGGCCGAAGCCGCACACAAAATCATCGTGATGTATGCGGGGCAGGTCGTCGAGTCTGGCAGTTCGCACGAGATCTTCCGTGCGCCGCGTCACCCCTACACTCAGGCACTGCTGCGTGCGCTGCCTGAGTTTGCTCAGGACAAAGCCCGTCTGGCCTCGCTGCCGGGCGTGGTGCCGGGTAAATACGATCGCCCGACCGGCTGCCTGCTCAATCCGCGCTGCCCGTATGCTACGGATAAATGCCGCGTCGAAGAGCCAGGCTTGAACCTGGTGGACAACGGACGTCGCTCAAAATGTCACTATCCACTCGATGATGCCGGGAGGCCTAACTATGAGTACGCATGAGGCCACAACCCCTGTGCTGTTACAGGCTATTGACCTGAAAAAACACTACCCGGTTAAGAAAGGGCTGTTTGCCCCCGAGCGCCTGGTAAAAGCCCTGGACGGCGTATCGTTCTCTCTCGAACGCGGGAAAACCCTCGCGGTGGTGGGCGAATCCGGCTGTGGTAAATCCACGCTCGGCCGTCTGCTGACCATGATTGAGACGCCCACCGGCGGTGAGCTCTACTATCAGGGTCAGGATCTGCTTAAGCACGATCCGCAGGCGCAGAAGCTGCGCCGGCAGAAGATTCAGATTGTCTTCCAGAACCCCTACGGTTCGCTGAACCCGCGTAAAAAAGTGGGCCAGATCCTGGAAGAGCCGCTGCAGATTAACAGCAACCTCAGCAAAGCAGAACTGCGTGAAAAAGCGCTGTCGATGATGGCGAAGGTGGGGCTGAAGACCGAGCATTACGACCGCTA
Above is a genomic segment from Enterobacter sp. C2 containing:
- the dppD gene encoding dipeptide ABC transporter ATP-binding protein, with the translated sequence MALLNIDQLSVHFGDEGTPFRAVDRISYSVEQGEVVGIVGESGSGKSVSSLAIMGLIDYPGRVMAEKLEFNGQDLKRISEKERRNLVGADVAMIFQDPMTSLNPCYTVGFQIMEAIKVHQGGSKRTRRQRAIDLLNQVGIPDPASRLDVYPHQLSGGMSQRVMIAMAIACQPKLLIADEPTTALDVTIQAQIIELLLELQQKENMALILITHDLALVAEAAHKIIVMYAGQVVESGSSHEIFRAPRHPYTQALLRALPEFAQDKARLASLPGVVPGKYDRPTGCLLNPRCPYATDKCRVEEPGLNLVDNGRRSKCHYPLDDAGRPNYEYA
- the dppC gene encoding dipeptide ABC transporter permease DppC, whose amino-acid sequence is MSQVTQDKVVSAPVPMTPLQEFWHYFKRNKGAVVGLVYVVVVLIIAIFANWIAPYNPADQFRDSLLSPPVWQDGGSWAHILGTDDVGRDVMSRLMYGARLSLLVGCLVVVLSLIMGVVLGLVAGYFGGLVDNIIMRIVDIMLALPSLLLALVLVAIFGPSIVNASLALTFVALPHYVRLTRAAVLVEVNRDYVTASRVAGAGAMRQMFINILPNCLAPLIVQASLGFSNAILDMAALGFLGMGAQPPTPEWGTMLSDVLQFAQSAWWVVTFPGLAILLTVLAFNLMGDGLRDALDPKLKQ